GCTATTTTCATTTACCATCCGAATGGAGCACCAACTAACAATAATTAAAAAAAGAAGAGGTTTACTAATAACCTCTTCTTTTTTTTAATTCAACTTATAATTGATGTGTTGTTTATCCAGTTCTGCTAGGAACTCATTTGATATTTTAATTTTCGTTGTTCTACTTGGAACATCTAACTCCAACTTCTCTTCTACATCGTATATTACAAAACGAAGATTATGAGAACCAGAATTCGTAACGAATAAATGTTGTAAGTTTTTAATAGTATTTTCCTTTACTTCGTTCAAAGGCATTTTTATTGTAATTTTCTTACACATTTTATCCATGATATCATGTAGCAAGTTAAATTCTACAAACCCTACTCTAGGATCTCCTTTTACACCTTCTTTATTAACCCATCCAGGCTTAACTATGGTTTTTACGTATAAGAACGAATTAGGCACTAAAAAGTGCTTGAACTTCAAGTATTCTTCACCAAAAATTCTAAACTCAAAACTGTCGTTATAATCTTCAATAGTGAATGCAGCCCAACCTTTACCAGCTTTTGACACTCTATGTTGCACATCCGTAACAATACCTGCAAATGCTAATCCTAAACCTTCATATTTCTTAAGATCCTTAAAATGACTAACAGCAGCATTACAAAAAGTCAATTCATTCTTGAAATCATCTAAAGGGTGAGCAGAAATATACATTCCAACCATTTCCTTTTCTTTTGCCAGTAATTCCATGGTTCCCCAAGTATCACATTCAGGAATTATAGGTTCTGGCAATTCAACTTCACTGGCTTCTCCAAATAAAGAAACCTGAGATGAATTTAAATTTTCCTGATATTTATTTCCAAAACGTAATGCTCTTTCTAAAAAAGTTTGGCCTTTTTCATCTTGAACATAATATTGTGCTCTATGTGTTTCAACAAAAGAATCAAATCCACCTGCTAAAACTAATCCTTCAAAAGCTTTTTTATTAGCCACACGAAGATCGACACGTTTTGCTACATCAAAAATAGATGAATAGGGTCCGTTTTCTTTTCTTTCATCTATAATTGCTTTTACCGCAGAAGCTCCAACACCTTTGATTGCAGCCATTCCAAAACGAACAGCTCCTTCTTTATTTACTGAGAATTTAGAATACGATTCATTTACATCTGGTCCTAGTACTTCTAATCCCATTCGTTTACATTCCTCCATAAAGAATGATACCGTTTTAATATCATTCATATTATTGGAAAGTACGGCTGCCATGTATTCTGCAGGATAATGGGCTTTCAAGTATGCTGTTTGATAAGCAATCCAAGCATAACATGTTGAGTGAGATTTGTTGAAGGCATAAGATGCAAATGCTTCCCAATCCTTCCAAATTTTCTCTAAAGCCTTTTCATCATGACCGTTGGCCTTTGCTTGATCAACGAACTTAGGTTTCATCTTCGCCAGAACCGCAGCTTGTTTTTTACCCATTGCCTTACGTAAAACATCGGCCTCACCTTTGGTAAAATCAGCTAACTTTTGAGACAGTAACATTACTTGCTCCTGGTAAACCGTAATTCCGTAGGTTTCCGCTAGATACTCTTCCATAGCAGGAAGGTCATATTCAATTTCTTCGTCTCCGTGCTTTCTTCGAATAAAAGAAGGAATATATTCTAAAGGACCAGGACGATATAATGCGTTCATTGCAATAAGGTCGGCAAAAACGGTAGGTTTTAGCTCACGCATGTATTTTTGCATTCCGGGAGATTCGTATTGGAAAATACCAACTGTTTCTCCTCTTTGGAATAATGCATATGTTTCTTCATCGTCAATTGGGAAGTTCTCGGGATCGAGTTCTACACCATGACGCGCTTTTACAATCTTTACCGTATCTTTAATAAGGGTTAATGTTTTTAACCCTAAGAAATCCATTTTTAATAATCCTGCACTTTCCACAACCGAGTTATCGAATTGTGTTACGTACATGTCAGAATCTTTTGCTAAAGATACTGGAACGAACTTGGTAATATCATCTGGCGTAATAATCACACCACAGGCATGAATACCAGTATTACGAACCGAACCTTCTAGTACAACCGCCTGATTAATTGTGCTTGCTTCTAATCCCGTTCCTTGTGCAATTGCTTTTAATTCATTTACATTCTCTTTTTCTTCAGCACGTAAACCAGCTACTTTTCCTTTACTTTTTTCATCTTCACCAAAAATATTCTTCAGTTTAATACCCGGAACTAATTTGGCTATTCTATCTGCTTCAAATAATGGTAAATCTAATACTCTGGCAGTATCACGTAAAGATGATTTTGCCGCCATTGTACCATAGGTAATAATTTGTGCTACTTGATTTGCTCCATATTTCTCGATTACATAATCCATTACACGACCACGACCTTCATCATCAAAGTCAATATCGATATCGGGCATGGATACACGTTCAGGATTTAAGAAACGCTCAAAAAGTAAATCATACTTGATAGGATCAATATTTGTAATCCATAAACAGTAGGCAACTACAGAACCTGCAGCCGAACCACGACCTGGACCTACGGAAACTCCCATTTCACGAGCAGCACGAATAAAGTCTTCTACAATCAAGAAATATCCCGGATATCCTGTTTTTGCAATTACATCTAATTCAAAATCTAAACGTTCTCGAATACTATCTGTAATATCACCGTAACGAATTTTTGCTCCTTCATAGGTTAAGTGACGTAAATAATTATTCTCTCCTCTTTTTCCTCCATCAACTTCATCTTGTGCATCTTGAAATTCCTCTCCAATTTCAAAGGCAGGTAATAATACATCACGGGCTAACGTAAACCCTTCTACTTTATCAACAATCTCTTGAATATTACTAATTGCTTCAGGTATATCAGCAAAAAGATTTTTCATTTCTTCGGTAGACTTGAAATAGTATTCATCGTTTGGTAAACCGTAACGATAACCTCTACCTCTACCTTTTGGTGTTGCTTGCTTCTCACCATCTTTTACACATAATAAAATATCATGTGCATTAGCTTCTTCTTTACCTAAATAGTAGGTATTATTTGTAGCAACAATTTTAACGTCGTGCTTTTTAGCGAACTCTAACAACGTACGGTTTACAGCATCTTCATCTTCTTGGCCGTGACGCATTAATTCTACATAAAGGTCATCTCCAAATTCTTCCTTCCACCACAACAGAGCTTCCTCTGCCTGTTTTTCACCAACATTTAAAATTTTATTTGGAACTTCACCATATAGATTTCCTGTTAAAACAATAACATCTTCTTTATATTGTTTTACAATTTCTTTATCAATTCTTGGTACATAATAAAATCCATCAACAAAGGCTATTGATGACATTTTAGCTAGATTATGATACCCTCTTTTATTTTTGGCTAACAGAACAACTTGGTAACCATTATCTTTTCTTGACTTGTCTTTATGATCTTCACAGATAAAAAACTCACAACCTACAATTGGCTTTAAAGGAGTTTCTGCTGATTTATTATGATTTGCAACAGCAGATGTAAAATGAAATGCCGCCATCATATTTCCAGTATCCGTTAAAGCAACGGCACTCATATTATCTTTTGCAGCAGCATTTACTAATCCATTAATTTGAATGGTTGACTGTAATACCGAGAATTGAGAGTGATTATGTAAATGCGCGAACTGAACACCTTCAAGTTTAGCTAATCCTTCAGAAGTAGACTGTGTATTTGCACTATCTGACTCTTTTGCAATACGTTTTCTGATTTTATCACTTTCAGCTTTTAAGTTTAAATGTTTTAAACCAATTAACTGAATCGGCATTGGATTGTTCTCCGAATACTTTCCGTAATAATCGTCAGCTACATCAAGCTTTTCAACCGGATAATGTTTTAAACGTAGTAGTTCTAAAAAACAACGTGTTGTAGCTTCAACATCGG
This genomic window from Tenacibaculum sp. 190524A05c contains:
- the dnaE gene encoding DNA polymerase III subunit alpha — its product is MYLIFDTETTGLPKSWNAPITDTDNWPRAIQIAWQLHDEMGNLIEHNDFLIQADGFNIPFDAERIHGISTDLANEQGITLSEGLELFNEALAKTKFIVGQNVGFDVNIMACEFYRLGVENNLESLPVLDTCTEETASMCQIPGGRGGKFKLPTLTELHQHLFGVGFNEAHNATADVEATTRCFLELLRLKHYPVEKLDVADDYYGKYSENNPMPIQLIGLKHLNLKAESDKIRKRIAKESDSANTQSTSEGLAKLEGVQFAHLHNHSQFSVLQSTIQINGLVNAAAKDNMSAVALTDTGNMMAAFHFTSAVANHNKSAETPLKPIVGCEFFICEDHKDKSRKDNGYQVVLLAKNKRGYHNLAKMSSIAFVDGFYYVPRIDKEIVKQYKEDVIVLTGNLYGEVPNKILNVGEKQAEEALLWWKEEFGDDLYVELMRHGQEDEDAVNRTLLEFAKKHDVKIVATNNTYYLGKEEANAHDILLCVKDGEKQATPKGRGRGYRYGLPNDEYYFKSTEEMKNLFADIPEAISNIQEIVDKVEGFTLARDVLLPAFEIGEEFQDAQDEVDGGKRGENNYLRHLTYEGAKIRYGDITDSIRERLDFELDVIAKTGYPGYFLIVEDFIRAAREMGVSVGPGRGSAAGSVVAYCLWITNIDPIKYDLLFERFLNPERVSMPDIDIDFDDEGRGRVMDYVIEKYGANQVAQIITYGTMAAKSSLRDTARVLDLPLFEADRIAKLVPGIKLKNIFGEDEKSKGKVAGLRAEEKENVNELKAIAQGTGLEASTINQAVVLEGSVRNTGIHACGVIITPDDITKFVPVSLAKDSDMYVTQFDNSVVESAGLLKMDFLGLKTLTLIKDTVKIVKARHGVELDPENFPIDDEETYALFQRGETVGIFQYESPGMQKYMRELKPTVFADLIAMNALYRPGPLEYIPSFIRRKHGDEEIEYDLPAMEEYLAETYGITVYQEQVMLLSQKLADFTKGEADVLRKAMGKKQAAVLAKMKPKFVDQAKANGHDEKALEKIWKDWEAFASYAFNKSHSTCYAWIAYQTAYLKAHYPAEYMAAVLSNNMNDIKTVSFFMEECKRMGLEVLGPDVNESYSKFSVNKEGAVRFGMAAIKGVGASAVKAIIDERKENGPYSSIFDVAKRVDLRVANKKAFEGLVLAGGFDSFVETHRAQYYVQDEKGQTFLERALRFGNKYQENLNSSQVSLFGEASEVELPEPIIPECDTWGTMELLAKEKEMVGMYISAHPLDDFKNELTFCNAAVSHFKDLKKYEGLGLAFAGIVTDVQHRVSKAGKGWAAFTIEDYNDSFEFRIFGEEYLKFKHFLVPNSFLYVKTIVKPGWVNKEGVKGDPRVGFVEFNLLHDIMDKMCKKITIKMPLNEVKENTIKNLQHLFVTNSGSHNLRFVIYDVEEKLELDVPSRTTKIKISNEFLAELDKQHINYKLN